One region of Bradyrhizobium betae genomic DNA includes:
- a CDS encoding haloacid dehalogenase type II, with the protein MSIKAVVFDAYGTLYDIQSVAEITEDAFPGYGEIITQVWRIKQLEYTWLRSLMRRYQDFAAVTRDSLAYTLRLLGLAYDPVTFERAIEKYLHLDLYPDAASALTALKPRKLAILSNGSPDMLNTLVRNSGLDRLLDATISVDAKKIFKPSPQAYELIGEVLGTKPDEVLFVSSNPWDVAGAKSFGLNVAWIERVTPEAMALACVENELVAPLTMFRAIRTQMDELGFAPDLRVRSLSELAGIILRDDPGIISRDDLGIAARQ; encoded by the coding sequence TTGAGCATCAAAGCCGTCGTCTTCGACGCCTACGGAACGCTCTACGACATCCAGTCGGTCGCGGAGATTACCGAGGATGCGTTTCCGGGTTACGGCGAGATCATCACGCAGGTCTGGCGGATCAAGCAGCTCGAATATACCTGGTTGCGCTCGCTGATGCGGCGCTACCAGGATTTTGCGGCGGTCACGCGCGACTCGCTTGCGTACACGCTGCGCCTTCTCGGCCTTGCCTATGACCCTGTTACGTTCGAGCGCGCGATCGAGAAGTACCTGCATCTTGATCTCTATCCGGATGCAGCAAGCGCGCTCACCGCGCTGAAACCGCGCAAGCTTGCCATCCTCTCCAATGGCAGCCCGGACATGCTGAATACGCTGGTGCGCAACTCCGGCCTCGATCGCCTGCTCGATGCCACCATCAGCGTCGATGCCAAGAAGATCTTCAAGCCGAGCCCGCAGGCCTATGAGCTGATCGGCGAGGTGCTCGGCACCAAGCCTGACGAGGTGCTGTTCGTCTCTTCCAATCCCTGGGACGTTGCGGGTGCGAAATCATTCGGCCTGAACGTCGCCTGGATCGAGCGGGTGACGCCGGAGGCGATGGCGCTGGCTTGCGTCGAGAACGAACTCGTGGCACCGCTGACCATGTTTAGGGCGATCCGCACCCAGATGGATGAGCTCGGCTTTGCGCCGGATCTTCGCGTCCGTTCGCTTTCCGAACTGGCCGGGATCATCTTGAGGGATGACCCAGGGATCATCTCGAGGGATGACCTAGGGATCGCCGCCCGCCAATAA
- a CDS encoding YbaK/EbsC family protein, protein MSLESVRAFFAEKAPDISVIESPISSATVPLAAEAYGVEPGMIAKTLSLRVGERVILIVAAGTSRMDNKKVKAQFGGKPKMLGLEEVAEITGHEVGGVCPFGLKSPLPIYCDVSLKAFDIVVPAAGSTHSAVRIAPDRMAELVGAEWVDVCEIRP, encoded by the coding sequence ATGAGCCTGGAATCCGTTCGCGCCTTCTTCGCCGAGAAAGCCCCCGACATATCCGTCATCGAATCTCCGATCAGCTCGGCCACGGTGCCGCTGGCCGCCGAGGCCTATGGCGTCGAGCCCGGGATGATCGCCAAGACGTTGTCTCTGCGCGTCGGCGAGCGCGTGATCCTGATCGTCGCGGCCGGCACCTCGCGCATGGACAACAAGAAGGTGAAGGCGCAATTCGGCGGCAAGCCGAAGATGCTGGGCCTGGAAGAGGTCGCCGAGATCACCGGGCACGAGGTCGGCGGTGTCTGCCCGTTCGGGCTGAAATCGCCGCTGCCGATCTACTGCGATGTGTCGCTGAAGGCATTCGACATCGTGGTTCCCGCCGCGGGCTCGACCCACAGCGCCGTGCGCATTGCGCCCGACCGGATGGCCGAACTCGTCGGCGCCGAATGGGTCGACGTCTGCGAGATCAGACCCTAG